The following are from one region of the Sorghum bicolor cultivar BTx623 chromosome 2, Sorghum_bicolor_NCBIv3, whole genome shotgun sequence genome:
- the LOC110433110 gene encoding uncharacterized protein LOC110433110, with the protein MAIYAASFVSLEDALSSPNNSQVDLIAVVAHVGSWDCQTLFPNSFRELVLKDNSRIGFLRVFTYDAEENYHMFFSAGTENYFVIAINVVVDSYARCLIMSEHSSMIFVGPWDYCPIFASLRAIRDEMRNFACYNDQIKIALSARANEVKRLEYEECAAMSNNQGVISYVNGCNIEEVDEEVFVIKH; encoded by the exons ATGGCTATATATGCTGCATCTTTCGTATCATTGGAAGATGCATTGAGCTCTCCAAACAACTCACAAGTTGATTTAATAGCGGTTGTGGCTCATGTCGGGTCGTGGGATTGCCAGACCTTGTTTCCTAATTCATTTAGGGAGCTTGTACTCAAAGATAATAG CCGGATTGGATTTCTCCGTGTGTTCACGTACGATGCTGAAGAAAACTACCATATGTTTTTTTCAGCCGGTACTGAAAACTATTTTGTCATTGCCATTAATGTGGTTGTGGATTCTTATGCAC GTTGTTTGATAATGTCAGAACATAGTTCTATGATTTTTGTGGGACCATGGGATTATTGTCCTATTTTTGCATCTCTAAGAG CTATCAGGGACGAAATGCGAAACTTCGCTTGTTACAATGACCAAATTAAAATTGCACTCAGCGCTCGAGCTAATGAGGTCAAGCGGCTTGAATACGAAGAATGTGCAGCAATGTCAAACAACCAGGGTGTTATTAGTTACGTTAATGGTTGCAATATTGAAGAGGTAgatgaagaagtatttgtgattAAACATTAG